Proteins from a single region of Ornithinimicrobium humiphilum:
- a CDS encoding metal-sensitive transcriptional regulator: MVTLNEDEMAPVINRLRRAQGQIGGVIRLIEEGRDCKDVVTQLAAASKALDRAGFAIVSSGLKQCLSSPEGVQPEDQAVMEKLFLTLA; encoded by the coding sequence ATGGTCACGCTGAATGAGGACGAGATGGCCCCCGTGATCAACCGGCTCCGCCGCGCCCAGGGGCAGATCGGCGGCGTCATCCGCCTCATCGAGGAGGGACGCGACTGCAAGGACGTCGTCACCCAGCTCGCGGCCGCCAGCAAGGCCCTCGACCGGGCCGGCTTCGCGATCGTGTCCTCGGGCCTCAAGCAGTGCCTGAGCTCGCCGGAGGGCGTGCAGCCCGAGGACCAGGCGGTGATGGAGAAGCTCTTCCTGACGCTCGCATGA
- a CDS encoding sulfite exporter TauE/SafE family protein → MSLTLGLTLLLAVLVGVALGLLGGGGSILTVPILTYVAGLEAKEAIAASLFVVGVTSAVSVLAHARARRVRWRTGLVFGAAGMAGAFLGGLIGGHLPGTLLMIAFALMMLATAVAMIRGRRSAPESVVRELPVPTVVLEGLVIGLVTGVVGAGGGFLVVPALVLLGGLPMSAAVATSLLVIALKSFAGLVGYLASVQLHWPLVLGVTAAAVVGSFLGARLAGVVPERALRAGFGLFVLAMGAVVLVQELGVPLWPAALAGAAVLALAAACWFVVPACPLRRLVARTA, encoded by the coding sequence CTGTCCCTGACCCTCGGACTCACGCTGCTGCTGGCCGTCCTGGTCGGGGTCGCCCTCGGCCTGCTCGGCGGGGGAGGCTCGATCCTGACCGTCCCGATCCTGACCTACGTCGCCGGGCTGGAGGCCAAGGAGGCCATCGCCGCCTCGCTCTTCGTCGTCGGCGTGACGTCGGCCGTGAGCGTCCTCGCCCACGCCCGGGCCCGCCGCGTGCGGTGGCGGACCGGCCTGGTCTTCGGTGCCGCGGGCATGGCCGGCGCCTTCCTGGGCGGGCTGATCGGGGGCCACCTCCCGGGGACGCTGCTCATGATCGCCTTCGCGCTCATGATGCTCGCCACGGCCGTCGCGATGATCCGCGGGCGCCGGAGTGCTCCCGAGTCCGTCGTCCGGGAGCTGCCGGTGCCCACGGTGGTGCTCGAGGGCCTCGTGATCGGTCTCGTGACCGGCGTCGTCGGCGCCGGCGGGGGATTCCTCGTCGTCCCGGCGCTCGTCCTGCTCGGCGGGCTGCCGATGTCCGCCGCCGTGGCCACCTCCCTGCTCGTCATCGCGCTGAAGTCGTTCGCCGGGCTGGTCGGCTACCTCGCCTCGGTGCAGCTCCACTGGCCGCTGGTGCTCGGCGTGACCGCCGCCGCGGTCGTCGGCTCCTTCCTCGGGGCCCGCCTCGCCGGCGTCGTCCCCGAGCGGGCCCTGCGCGCCGGCTTCGGCCTCTTCGTCCTCGCCATGGGTGCCGTCGTGCTCGTCCAGGAGCTCGGCGTCCCGCTCTGGCCGGCCGCCCTCGCCGGTGCGGCCGTGCTGGCCCTGGCGGCGGCGTGCTGGTTTGTCGTGCCCGCCTGCCCCCTGCGCCGCCTCGTCGCCCGCACCGCCTGA
- a CDS encoding MBL fold metallo-hydrolase: MLLERIYDEDLAQASYVIGCQAQGEAVVVDPRRDVQPYLDLAARHGMRIVAVTETHIHADYLSGTRELAAATGARIYVSGEGGEDWQYGFEGTRLHHGDTITLGNVALQAVHTPGHTPEHLVFLVTDGAFSSEPGYLLSGDLVFSGDLGRPDLLDEAAGGVDTRFLGATQLFRSLQESFLTLPDHVQVFPAHGAGSACGKALGALPSTTVGYERRHAWWAPYLAAGDEEGFVAELLDGQPDAHAYFARMKRQNKLGPTVLGQRDPLTELAPAAVRSALEADTITVVDTRPVDEVHAGTVPGSLSIPVPDKAATYGAWAYDPEADDRPLVLLAPDRASAQDLRDHLVRVGVDDVTGYVTSFDGLPLERPATVPPADLEGMERALLLDVRTRTEHAAGTIPGAEQLSAGRVLWHTDRLPRDGQIVTFCQSGVRNSVAASALRRAGLDVVELEGSYAGWLQETAGRAGAAG; this comes from the coding sequence ATGCTTCTCGAGCGCATCTACGACGAGGACCTCGCCCAGGCCAGCTACGTCATCGGCTGCCAGGCGCAGGGCGAGGCGGTCGTCGTCGACCCCCGCCGTGACGTCCAGCCCTACCTCGACCTCGCCGCCAGGCACGGGATGCGGATCGTCGCGGTCACCGAGACCCACATCCACGCCGACTACCTCTCCGGCACCCGCGAGCTGGCCGCCGCCACCGGCGCCCGGATCTACGTCTCGGGCGAGGGCGGCGAGGACTGGCAGTACGGCTTCGAGGGGACCCGCCTCCACCACGGCGACACCATCACCCTCGGCAACGTCGCCCTGCAGGCCGTCCACACCCCGGGCCACACCCCCGAGCACCTCGTCTTCCTCGTGACCGACGGCGCCTTCAGCTCCGAGCCCGGCTACCTGCTCTCCGGGGACCTCGTCTTCTCCGGCGACCTGGGTCGCCCCGACCTCCTCGACGAGGCGGCCGGGGGCGTCGACACGCGGTTCCTGGGCGCGACGCAGCTGTTCCGCTCGCTGCAGGAGTCCTTCCTCACGCTGCCCGACCACGTCCAGGTCTTCCCGGCGCACGGCGCGGGCTCGGCCTGCGGCAAGGCCCTGGGTGCGCTGCCCTCCACGACCGTCGGCTACGAGCGCCGCCACGCCTGGTGGGCGCCCTACCTCGCCGCCGGCGACGAGGAGGGTTTCGTGGCCGAGCTGCTCGACGGGCAGCCCGACGCGCACGCCTACTTCGCCCGCATGAAGCGGCAGAACAAGCTCGGCCCGACCGTCCTGGGCCAGCGTGACCCGCTGACCGAGCTGGCCCCCGCCGCGGTCCGGTCCGCCCTCGAGGCCGACACGATCACCGTCGTGGACACCCGCCCGGTCGACGAGGTGCACGCGGGCACCGTCCCCGGCTCGCTGTCGATCCCGGTGCCCGACAAGGCCGCCACCTACGGCGCCTGGGCCTACGACCCGGAGGCGGACGACCGCCCGTTGGTGCTCCTCGCTCCTGATCGAGCGAGCGCCCAGGACCTCCGGGACCACCTGGTGCGCGTCGGCGTGGACGACGTGACCGGCTACGTCACCTCGTTCGACGGGCTCCCGTTGGAGAGGCCCGCGACCGTCCCGCCCGCCGACCTCGAGGGTATGGAGCGCGCCCTCCTCCTCGACGTCCGCACCAGGACCGAGCATGCCGCCGGCACCATCCCCGGCGCCGAGCAGCTCTCCGCCGGCCGCGTGCTGTGGCACACCGACCGGCTGCCGCGCGACGGCCAGATCGTGACCTTCTGCCAGTCCGGCGTCCGCAACAGCGTCGCCGCGTCTGCGCTGCGCCGCGCCGGCCTCGACGTCGTCGAGCTCGAGGGCAGCTACGCCGGGTGGCTGCAGGAGACGGCGGGCCGCGCCGGCGCGGCCGGCTGA